In the genome of Chiroxiphia lanceolata isolate bChiLan1 chromosome 17, bChiLan1.pri, whole genome shotgun sequence, one region contains:
- the E2F1 gene encoding transcription factor E2F1 has protein sequence MAAAGGAAGLAALLGSASPHLLIVSAAAAAEEPAGGGGHPDTDLLLFATPQPARPGAAPRRPALGRPPVKRKLNLETDHQYIAESLPVVRGKARNPAKGAKSPGEKSRYETSLNLTTKRFLELLSQSPDGVVDLNWAAEVLKVQKRRIYDITNVLEGIQLITKKSKNHIQWLGSQATVGAPGRHRLLEKELRELQAAERQLDELIQMCTVQLRLLTEDPANQHAAYVTCQDLRSIVDPSEQMVMVIKAPPETQLQVSDPAEAFQVSMRSTQGPIDVFLCPEDSSGVCSPVKSPFKASTEDSSPRCSQSRASPLLHPTQDVNMPLLPGEQEALLPGTSALPSKVDEVSLSPLASMDILLEQSREDLAGFLADEFINLSPPQAQDYHFGLEEGEGISELFDCNFGDFTPLDF, from the exons atggcggcggcgggcggcgcggcggggctgGCGGCGCTGCTGGGCAGCGCCTCCCCGCACCTCCTCATCGtctccgccgccgccgccgccgaggagcccgcgggcggcggcggccacCCCGATACCGACCTCCTGCTCTTCGCCACGCCgcagcccgcccgccccggcgccGCGCCCAGACGGCCCGCGCTGGGCCGCCCGCCG GTGAAGAGGAAGCTGAATTTGGAGACAGATCATCAGTACATAGCAGAGAGCCTGCCGGTGGTCCGGGGCAAGGCCAGGAACCCTGCTAAAG GGGCAAAGTCTCCTGGAGAGAAGTCCCGCTATGAAACCTCCCTGAACCTCACCACCAAGCGCTTCCTGGAGCTCCTGAGCCAGTCACCTGATGGTGTGGTGGATCTCAACTGGGCGGCCGAGGTCCTGAAGGTGCAGAAGAGGCGCATCTACGACATCACCAATGTCCTGGAAGGCATTCAGCTCATcaccaagaaatccaagaacCACATCCAGTGGCT GGGCAGCCAGGCCACCGTGGGAGCGCCCGGCCGGCACCggctgctggagaaggagctgcGGGAGCTGCAGGCGGCCGAGAGGCAGCTGGATGAGCTCATCCAGATGTGCACGGTGCAGCTGCGCCTGCTCACCGAGGACCCCGCCAACCAGCA CGCAGCCTATGTGACCTGCCAGGATCTCCGCAGCATCGTGGACCCCTCGGAGCAGATGGTGATGGTTATCAAAGCCCCCCCAGAGACCCAGCTGCAGGTCTCAGACCCAGCAGAG gctTTCCAGGTCTCCATGCGAAGCACTCAGGGCCCCATCGATGTCTTCCtctgtcctgaggacagctcAGGGGTCTGCAGCCCTGTCAAGAGCCCTTTCAAAGCCTCCACAGAGGACTCATCTCCCAGGTGTTCACAGTCCAGAGCCTCCCCACTCCTGCATCCCACCCAGGATGTGAACATGCCACTGCTTCCTGGAGAGCAag AAGCGCTGCTGCCAGGGACAAGTGCACTGCCCAGCAAGGTGGACGAGGTGAGCCTGTCACCTCTGGCCTCCATGGACAttctcctggagcagagcagggaggactTGGCGGGTTTCTTGGCGGATGAGTTCATCAACCTGTCGCCGCCGCAGGCGCAGGACTATCACTTCGGGCTGGAGGAGGGCGAGGGCATCAGCGAGCTCTTCGACTGCAACTTTGGGGACTTCACCCCCTTGGACTTCTGA